In the genome of Apodemus sylvaticus chromosome 2, mApoSyl1.1, whole genome shotgun sequence, one region contains:
- the Tmem209 gene encoding transmembrane protein 209 isoform X2 — MMQGEVSPNSSLIDRTIKMRKETETRKVVLAWGLLNVSMAGMIYTEMTGKLISTYYNVTYWPLWYIELALASIFSLNALFDFWRYFKYTVAPTSLVVSPGQQALLGLKPAVVQTTPPRDLAATQISPSPPSPSIQGQSVLSYSPSRSPSTSPKFATSCMTGYSPQLQGLSSGSLGSYSPGMTYSPVSGYNKLASFSLSPSSPYPTTVGPVESSGLRARYRSPPTVYNSPTDKEDYMTDLRTLDTFLRSEEEKQHRVKLEASVTSLKQAALVKAPLIPTLNAIVQYLDLTPNQEYLSERIKELSQGGCMSSFRWNRGGDFKGRKWDTDLPTDSAIIMHVFCTYLDSRLPPHPKYPDGKTFTSQHFVQTPNKPDVTNENVFCIYQSAVNPPHYELIYQRHVYNLPKGRNNMFHTLLMFLYIIKTKESGMLGRVNLGLSGVNILWIFGE, encoded by the exons ATG ATGCAAGGAGAAGTAAGCCCCAATTCTTCCCTTATTGACAGAACCATCAagatgagaaaagaaacagaaaccaggaaagtggtTTTAGCCTGGGGCCTCCTAAATGTATCCATGGCTGGAATGATATATACAGAAAT GACTGGAAAGTTAATTAGTACATATTATAATGTGACATACTGGCCCCTCTGGTATATTG aaCTCGCCCTTGCATCAATCTTCAGTCTTAATGCCTTGTTTGATTTTTGGAGATACTTCAAATATACTGTAGCACCAACAAGTCTGGTAGTTAGCCCTGGACAGCAAGCACTGTTAGGGCTGAAACCAGctg TTGTGCAGACCACACCTCCCCGTGATTTGGCAGCAACCCAAATCTCTCCATCTCCACCTTCCCCTTCGATTCAAGGTCAAAGTGTGTTAAGTTATAGCCCATCTCGGTCACCCAGTACCAGTCCCAAGTTTGCCACCAGCTGTATGACTGGGTACAGCCCTCAACTGCAAGGCCTGTCGTCAGGAAGCCTTGGCTCTTACAGCCCTGGTATGACCTACTCGCCTGTCAGTGGCTACAATAAG CTGGCGAGCTTTAGCCTGTCACCATCTTCTCCATACCCTACCACCGTGGGCCCAGTGGAGAGCAGCGGATTAAGAGCTCGCTACCGGTCTCCACCCACAGTCTATAACTCACCCACCGACAAAGAAGACTACATGACAGACCTGAGAACTTTGGACACGTTCCTTAGAAGTgaggaagaaaaacaacatagAGTGAAGCTGG AGGCAAGTGTTACCAGCTTGAAACAGGCCGCCCTGGTCAAAGCTCCTCTCATTCCAACTCTGAATGCAATTGTGCAGTATTTAGACCTAACACCAAATCAGGAGTACTTGTCTGAAAGAATCAAAG AACTTTCTCAGGGTGGTTGTATGAGTTCATTCCGATGGAACAGAGGTGGAGACTTCAAAGGACGCAAGTGGGATACAGACCTGCCCACTGATTCTGCT ATCATCATGCATGTGTTTTGCACCTACCTGGATTCCAGATTACCTCCACACCCTAAGTACCCTGATGGGAAAACCTTCACTTCTCAGCATTTCGTTCAGACGCCAAATAAACCAG ATGTTACgaatgaaaatgtattttgtatttatcAGAGTGCTGTCAACCCTCCACATTATGAGCTAATCTATCAGCGACATGTCTACAATCTTCCaaag
- the Ssmem1 gene encoding serine-rich single-pass membrane protein 1 isoform X1, which produces MGDLLSLFWEVDPPPIPLSFTIPSQDAECRKDDSCGTIGSFLLWYFIIILVLLFFSRASVWMSESKRDEDSGTSASLSKASKETPCKRQSREGSWDSSLVMKKPKQNQLSPVTDSEAALVSAYLEQRRARRHSQFHRVNQVQQDSDTTECDSEESNSGASSWKESESDHHPSPANMKRRKSVSRQRDMENYEVRERPCLHCKAMRTSEWLTRHFPASASVTAAMQGETQEEHLTPGTNTKFSNF; this is translated from the exons ATGGGAGaccttttgtctttattttgggAGGTGGACCCTCCTCCCATACCTCTCAGTTTTACCATTCCCAGCCAGGATGCTGAGTGCCGGAAAGATGACTCTTGCGGGACAATAGGGAGTTTCCTGCTCTGGTATTTCATCATCATCCTGGTCCTCCTGTTCTTCTCTCGGGCTTCAGTCTGG ATGTCTGAGAGCAAGAGGGATGAAGACAGCGGGACCAGTGCTTCACTGAGTAAAG CAAGCAAAGAAACTCCCTGTAAGCGACAAAGTAGAGAAGGGTCCTGGGACTCCTCACTAGTGATGAAGAAACCAAAGCAGAACCAACTTTCCCCAGTGACTGACTCCGAGGCAGCTTTGGTCAGCGCCTACCTTGAACAAAGGCGAGCCAGGCGCCATTCCCAGTTCCACCGGGTGAATCAGGTCCAGCAAGATAGTGACACCACTGAGTGTGACAGCGAGGAATCGAACTCCGGAGCGTCGTCCTGGAAGGAGAGTGAAAGTGATCATCATCCGTCACCTGCCAATATGAAGAGGAGGAAGTCAGTGTCCAGGCAAAGGGATATGGAGAACTATGAAGTCAGAGAAAGGCCCTGTCTCCACTGCAAAGCCATGAGAACCAGTGAGTGGCTGACGCGGCACTTCCCAGCGAGCGCTTCGGTAACAGCTGCCATGCAGGGAGAGACTCAGGAGGAGCATTTGACACCCGGCACCAACACAAAATTCAGCAACTTTTGA
- the Tmem209 gene encoding transmembrane protein 209 isoform X1 produces MMQGEVSPNSSLIDRTIKMRKETETRKVVLAWGLLNVSMAGMIYTEMTGKLISTYYNVTYWPLWYIELALASIFSLNALFDFWRYFKYTVAPTSLVVSPGQQALLGLKPAVVQTTPPRDLAATQISPSPPSPSIQGQSVLSYSPSRSPSTSPKFATSCMTGYSPQLQGLSSGSLGSYSPGMTYSPVSGYNKLASFSLSPSSPYPTTVGPVESSGLRARYRSPPTVYNSPTDKEDYMTDLRTLDTFLRSEEEKQHRVKLGSPDSTSPSTSPTFWNYSRSVGDYAQTLKKFQYQLACRSQAPCANKDEADLISKQAAEEVWARVTMNRQLLDHMDSWTAKFRNWISETILVPLVQEIESVSTQMRRMGCPELQIGEASVTSLKQAALVKAPLIPTLNAIVQYLDLTPNQEYLSERIKELSQGGCMSSFRWNRGGDFKGRKWDTDLPTDSAIIMHVFCTYLDSRLPPHPKYPDGKTFTSQHFVQTPNKPDVTNENVFCIYQSAVNPPHYELIYQRHVYNLPKGRNNMFHTLLMFLYIIKTKESGMLGRVNLGLSGVNILWIFGE; encoded by the exons ATG ATGCAAGGAGAAGTAAGCCCCAATTCTTCCCTTATTGACAGAACCATCAagatgagaaaagaaacagaaaccaggaaagtggtTTTAGCCTGGGGCCTCCTAAATGTATCCATGGCTGGAATGATATATACAGAAAT GACTGGAAAGTTAATTAGTACATATTATAATGTGACATACTGGCCCCTCTGGTATATTG aaCTCGCCCTTGCATCAATCTTCAGTCTTAATGCCTTGTTTGATTTTTGGAGATACTTCAAATATACTGTAGCACCAACAAGTCTGGTAGTTAGCCCTGGACAGCAAGCACTGTTAGGGCTGAAACCAGctg TTGTGCAGACCACACCTCCCCGTGATTTGGCAGCAACCCAAATCTCTCCATCTCCACCTTCCCCTTCGATTCAAGGTCAAAGTGTGTTAAGTTATAGCCCATCTCGGTCACCCAGTACCAGTCCCAAGTTTGCCACCAGCTGTATGACTGGGTACAGCCCTCAACTGCAAGGCCTGTCGTCAGGAAGCCTTGGCTCTTACAGCCCTGGTATGACCTACTCGCCTGTCAGTGGCTACAATAAG CTGGCGAGCTTTAGCCTGTCACCATCTTCTCCATACCCTACCACCGTGGGCCCAGTGGAGAGCAGCGGATTAAGAGCTCGCTACCGGTCTCCACCCACAGTCTATAACTCACCCACCGACAAAGAAGACTACATGACAGACCTGAGAACTTTGGACACGTTCCTTAGAAGTgaggaagaaaaacaacatagAGTGAAGCTGG GGAGCCCAGATTCCACCTCTCCTTCTACCAGCCCTACCTTCTGGAATTACAGTCGCTCAGTAGGGGATTATGCACAAACCTTAAAGAAGTTTCAGTATCAGCTTGCCTGTAGATCACAGGCCCCATGCGCTAACAAAGACGAAGCTGATCTCATTTCTAAGCAAGCTGCAGAAGAG GTCTGGGCAAGAGTGACTATGAACAGACAGCTTCTTGATCACATGGATTCATGGACAGCCAAGTTTAGAAAT TGGATCAGTGAGACAATATTAGTGCCACTTGTGCAAGAGATTGAGTCTGTCAGCACCCAGATGAGACGGATGGGCTGTCCAGAGCTACAAATAGGAG AGGCAAGTGTTACCAGCTTGAAACAGGCCGCCCTGGTCAAAGCTCCTCTCATTCCAACTCTGAATGCAATTGTGCAGTATTTAGACCTAACACCAAATCAGGAGTACTTGTCTGAAAGAATCAAAG AACTTTCTCAGGGTGGTTGTATGAGTTCATTCCGATGGAACAGAGGTGGAGACTTCAAAGGACGCAAGTGGGATACAGACCTGCCCACTGATTCTGCT ATCATCATGCATGTGTTTTGCACCTACCTGGATTCCAGATTACCTCCACACCCTAAGTACCCTGATGGGAAAACCTTCACTTCTCAGCATTTCGTTCAGACGCCAAATAAACCAG ATGTTACgaatgaaaatgtattttgtatttatcAGAGTGCTGTCAACCCTCCACATTATGAGCTAATCTATCAGCGACATGTCTACAATCTTCCaaag
- the Ssmem1 gene encoding serine-rich single-pass membrane protein 1 isoform X2 yields MFFERTEKRVTREMSESKRDEDSGTSASLSKASKETPCKRQSREGSWDSSLVMKKPKQNQLSPVTDSEAALVSAYLEQRRARRHSQFHRVNQVQQDSDTTECDSEESNSGASSWKESESDHHPSPANMKRRKSVSRQRDMENYEVRERPCLHCKAMRTSEWLTRHFPASASVTAAMQGETQEEHLTPGTNTKFSNF; encoded by the exons ATGTTCTTTGAAAGAACTGAGAAAAGAGTCACCAGGGAG ATGTCTGAGAGCAAGAGGGATGAAGACAGCGGGACCAGTGCTTCACTGAGTAAAG CAAGCAAAGAAACTCCCTGTAAGCGACAAAGTAGAGAAGGGTCCTGGGACTCCTCACTAGTGATGAAGAAACCAAAGCAGAACCAACTTTCCCCAGTGACTGACTCCGAGGCAGCTTTGGTCAGCGCCTACCTTGAACAAAGGCGAGCCAGGCGCCATTCCCAGTTCCACCGGGTGAATCAGGTCCAGCAAGATAGTGACACCACTGAGTGTGACAGCGAGGAATCGAACTCCGGAGCGTCGTCCTGGAAGGAGAGTGAAAGTGATCATCATCCGTCACCTGCCAATATGAAGAGGAGGAAGTCAGTGTCCAGGCAAAGGGATATGGAGAACTATGAAGTCAGAGAAAGGCCCTGTCTCCACTGCAAAGCCATGAGAACCAGTGAGTGGCTGACGCGGCACTTCCCAGCGAGCGCTTCGGTAACAGCTGCCATGCAGGGAGAGACTCAGGAGGAGCATTTGACACCCGGCACCAACACAAAATTCAGCAACTTTTGA